One stretch of Glandiceps talaboti chromosome 7, keGlaTala1.1, whole genome shotgun sequence DNA includes these proteins:
- the LOC144438193 gene encoding choline/ethanolaminephosphotransferase 1-like, with the protein MYQILTIAQLKQLDRYEHNAAGKTFLENVFLDHYWNWLVKKVPLWLSPNLMTLLGLVLNIFIVTVMLHFCPTGTEQAPRWAYLVCFVAYFAFQSLDGIDGKQARRTNTSSALGELLDHGCDTFSLITATISACLALQLGSFSYVIVIMYGVFEQFFSRWQNVVTGTREFGLVDHVEIEVYTMFIFLLPGLFGGHVWNVQIPLIGLQLKMLAVSVYFCFTTFACSRYLSILVSEGFKMKTRRAVLTPVLSMLPVALLTGLICRLSDNTLLMSYPGLYLLLLGNVATKVLNKQLISLLVQADVDLLDWILLWPMLMLLNLCLHNIVRETIALGTCLVLTSLDVGTTSGFIIKQMCDYLGVDFLCISKRLVKKG; encoded by the exons ATGTATCAGATTCTCACCATAGCACAACTCAAACAGTTGGATAGATATGAGCATAATGCAGCCGGAAAAACATTCCTTGAGAACGTTTTCCTGGATCATTACTGGAATTGGTTGGTCAAAAAAGTGCCACTGTGGCTATCTCCTAACCTTATGACTCTCCTTGGCTTAGTTCTGAATATTTTCATTGTCACTGTTATGCTGCACTTCTGTCCTACTGGTACAGAAcag GCACCTCGGTGGGCTTATCTGGTCTGCTTTGTTGCATATTTTGCATTTCAAAGTCTGGATGGAATAGATGGTAAACAAGCAAGGAGAACAAATACGTCATCAGCACTGGGTGAATTGTTAGACCATGGTTGTGATACATTTAGCTTGA TTACAGCTACAATATCTGCATGTCTGGCACTACAGTTAGGATCCTTCagttatgttattgttattatgtaTGGTgtctttgaacaatttttttcacgATGGCAAAATGTCGTCACTGGAACCAGAGAATTTGGCCT GGTTGACCATGTGGAAATTGAAGTAtacacaatgtttatatttctaCTACCCGGCCTATTTGGAGGTCATGTGTGGAATGTGCAG ATTCCATTGATTGGCCTACAGCTGAAGATGTTAGCTGTCAGTGTGTACTTCTGCTTTACAACATTTGCATGCAGTCGTTACTTGTCCATTTTGGTGTCGGAGGGATTCAAGATGAAGACAAGG AGAGCTGTGTTAACACCTGTACTGTCTATGTTACCTGTGGCATTGCTAACAGGACTAATCTGCAGGTTATCAGACAATACATTATTGATGTCATATCCAGGACTGTACCTACTGCTACTGGGTAATGTTGCCACTAAGGTCTTGAACAAACAATTG ATTTCCCTTTTAGTACAAGCTGATGTCGACTTACTAGACTGGATACTACTTTGGCCAATGCTCATGTTActcaacctgtgtctacataaCATTGTAAGAGAGACGATTGCCCTTGGTACATGTCTG GTTTTAACATCACTAGATGTTGGCACAACTTCTGGATTTATTATAAAACAGATGTGTGATTACCTAGGGGTTGATTTCCTGTGTATCTCTAAGAGACTGGTCAAGAAAGGCTGA
- the LOC144438320 gene encoding uncharacterized protein LOC144438320, which produces MDELHHRASSFNYYSCTKQHTHRLLYDRMFHSGNPDGYENKRRRDDRMSAFNLAVGAEEKGRPIPVLSNSYFGKYLDTSGVRDTSDKKYKREAVIADMDFYRANGSNIPLGKKSLEN; this is translated from the exons ATGGACGAACTACACCACAGAGCTTCGTCCTTCAACTATTATAGCTGTACTAAACAG cATACACACAGATTACTTTATGATCGAATGTTTCATTCTGGAAATCCTGATGGATATGAAAATAAACGACGGAGAGATGACAGAATGTCTGCCTTCAACCTGGCAGTCGGTGCTGAG GAGAAGGGGCGACCGATACCCGTTTTGTCTAATTCGTACTTCGGCAAATATCTCGATACCTCGGGGGTACGTGATACTTCGGATAAGAAATACAAGCGTGAGGCAGTTATCGCAGATATGGACTTCTATAGAGCCAATGGATCTAACATACCACTTGGGAAGAAAAGTCTGGAAAACTGA
- the LOC144437721 gene encoding uncharacterized protein LOC144437721 isoform X3, whose translation MDYDHGGSRQSKSGYVRAVTNRYRTPYSDVQKGILETAYIQNWGFITIEKKRYLARQLGLTERQIKVWFQNRRARDRRENKRKVQERRLFGRGEIDKESQDEGADDDYDDEDDDSTEMVIDESANDFVEDEMGEGAIYDKDPHERTKSENETSPEMMSEFSQSRCSSTSTNRAPSPVARPKRKFPGKSSRKDYEPRKHRIEGLAEAMNLKHQNEEALARQEEGLQTQFVQKELPLNFPVGIKIKEEKMDDYDDFKNHRIYEKSGAHDLDTYHAELVRQMTLRNFYEHVSNWAQQSDSDSSKNKQRSPKDIPLNWQRRFENGQLSRAMQNVIDNNFHVDGVANLKDAVYHRIIPNLNGGIRNGLISPDVAAEFCIPPHIIMRDGQIYAQMPYSEHPEKVSQPRPSSIRSLSTSPLQAQESTHVADVPTSDIQESTPLDLSTKSKSPPKDPKPITKATERNPNSSESLTEDKLPRKVEQKQTRTVSFLWKGNCSQACHGFYDVVKL comes from the coding sequence GTACAGAACTCCATATTCTGACGTACAAAAGGGGATCCTTGAAACTGCTTATATCCAGAACTGGGGATTTATCACCATCGAGAAAAAGCGATATCTCGCGAGACAGCTTGGCCTGACTGAGCGCCAAATTAAAGTTTGGTTTCAAAACCGACGAGCACGAGATCGtagagaaaacaaaagaaaagttCAGGAAAGAAGACTTTTCGGACGAGGCGAAATAGACAAAGAATCACAGGATGAGGGCgctgatgatgattatgatgatgaagatgatgacagCACGGAAATGGTTATCGACGAGTCAGCTAACGATTTCGTGGAGGACGAAATGGGGGAGGGCGCCATCTACGATAAAGATCCACACGAACGAACGAAGTCAGAGAATGAAACGTCTCCTGAGATGATGAGTGAGTTCTCGCAATCCCGCTGTTCCTCGACATCGACAAACAGAGCCCCTTCTCCCGTTGCACGTCCGAAAAGAAAGTTTCCCGGCAAGAGTTCCAGGAAAGACTACGAACCGCGGAAACACCGTATAGAAGGATTGGCAGAAGCAATGAACCTCAAGCATCAAAACGAGGAAGCGTTGGCAAGACAAGAAGAGGGTTTACAGACGCAGTTTGTACAGAAAGAATTGCCTTTGAACTTTCCAGTCGGAATTAAaatcaaagaagaaaaaatggaTGACTACGATGACTTTAAGAACCACCGTATTTACGAGAAGAGTGGCGCACATGACCTTGACACTTACCATGCCGAACTTGTCCGGCAAATGACACTTAGAAACTTCTATGAACATGTTTCAAATTGGGCCCAACAAAGTGATAGTGATTCGTCAAAGAACAAGCAAAGAAGCCCTAAAGATATCCCGTTGAACTGGCAAAGAAGATTTGAAAATGGCCAGCTGTCTAGAGCAATGCAAAATGTTATAGACAATAATTTCCACGTCGATGGTGTTGCGAATTTGAAGGACGCGGTATACCACAGAATAATACCAAACTTGAATGGTGGTATCAGGAATGGTTTGATATCGCCTGACGTGGCAGCAGAGTTTTGCATCCCTCCTCATATTATCATGAGAGATGGACAGATTTATGCGCAGATGCCATATTCTGAACACCCAGAAAAGGTGTCTCAGCCTCGTCCCTCTTCTATTCGCTCCTTATCGACTTCTCCTTTGCAAGCGCAAGAATCGACTCACGTTGCCGATGTACCCACTAGCGATATCCAAGAATCCACCCCTCTAGATTTGTCTACAAAGTCAAAGTCACCTCCCAAAGACCCAAAACCGATAACCAAGGCAACAGAACGCAATCCTAATTCCTCCGAAAGTCTAACGGAAGATAAGCTGCCAAGAAAGGTCGAACAGAAACAGACAAGAACAGTAAGTTTTCTATGGAAGGGGAATTGCAGTCAGGCATGCCATGGGTTTTACGATGTCGTTAAACtctaa